The following coding sequences are from one Zonotrichia albicollis isolate bZonAlb1 chromosome 13, bZonAlb1.hap1, whole genome shotgun sequence window:
- the KIAA0513 gene encoding uncharacterized protein KIAA0513 homolog isoform X2 yields MEAPLDVPVGNLIDFDSETPTCDPSEPAPPAAPSDNSHRGDDNGDTGDTGDVAAEESDATESADSENDMGGSPQHWGGPRRSSSNESLSSGQSAESAPRDERREFMRAYVEKIFTGGEDLDQEEKARFGELCSSEDGKGREWFARYVSAQRCNSKCVSEQTFYRLMQSFALVLFECHQMDDFSPAKNLMTMCFTYYYIGKPQALPLEAKEKPTGSIDSYLKSANTWLAEKKDIAERLLKNTSAKTENVKGFFGGLETKLKGPGSKKSEEGEEKPKEKLKKTESLQSPEEEKKGEKIYLYMHLKQQPIWHNLRFWNAAFFDAVHCERRKRSPTTREKWCHMTQEERDDSLRFNENITFGQLGTFIHNMLAFGLNKKLCSDFLKKQATIGNLDEEQYKLLSDHIEQMAPE; encoded by the exons ATGGAGGCCCCTCTGGATGTGCCTGTAGGGAACCTCATTGACTTTGACAGCGAAACGCCCACCTGTGACCCCTCAGAGCCGGCTCCTCCCGCTGCCCCCAGCGACAACAGCCACCGAGGGGATGACAACGGTGACAcgggggacacaggggatgTGGCTGCGGAGGAGAGCGATGCCACCGAGTCGGCAGACAGCGAGAACGACATGGGGGGCTCTCCCCAGCACTGGGGCGGCCCCCGGCGCTCCTCATCCAACGAGTCCCTCTCGTCCGGCCAGAGCGCGGAGTCGGCGCCGCGGGACGAGCGCAGGGAGTTCATGCGGGCTTATGTGGAGAAGATCTTCACTGGGGG AGAGGATCTGGACCAAGAGGAGAAGGCCAGGTTTGGGGAGCTGTGCAGCAGCGAGGACGGGAAGGGCAGGGAGTGGTTTGCCAGATACGTGAGCGCCCAG cgCTGCAACTCCAAGTGTGTCTCAGAGCAGACCTTCTACCGCCTGATGCAGTCCTTCGCCCTCGTGCTCTTTGA GTGTCACCAGATGGACGATTTCAGCCCTGCCAAGAACCTCATGACCATGTGCTTCACCTATTACTACATAG GGAagccccaggccctgcccctGGAGGCCAAGGAGAAGCCCACGGGCAGCATCGACTCGTACCTGAAGTCAGCCAACACATGGCTGGCTGAGAAGAAGGACATTGCAGAGAGGCTGCTGAAAAACACCTCAGCCAAGACAGAGAACGTCAAGGGCTTCTTCGGGGGCCTGGAGACCAAACTGAAGGGTCCTGGCAGCAAAAAGAGCGA AGAAGGTGAAGAGAAACCAAAGGAGAAGCTGAAGAAGACAG agtccctgcagagcccagaggaggagaagaaagggGAGAAGATCTACCTGTACATGCACCTCAAGCAGCAGCCGATCTG gcacaaCCTCCGTTTCTGGAACGCCGCCTTCTTCGACGCCGTGCACTGCGAGCGCAGGAAGAGATCCCCCACCACCAG GGAGAAGTGGTGCCACATGACGCAGGAGGAGCGCGACGACAGCCTGCGCTTCAACGAGAACATCACCTTCGGGCAGCTGGG CACCTTCATCCACAACATGCTGGCCTTTGGCCTCAACAAGAAGCTTTGCAGCGACTTCCTGAAGAAGCAGGCGACCATCGGCAACCTGGATGAAG agcAATACAAGCTGCTCAGTGACCACATCGAGCAGATGGCCCCGGAGTAG
- the KIAA0513 gene encoding uncharacterized protein KIAA0513 homolog isoform X1 gives MEAPLDVPVGNLIDFDSETPTCDPSEPAPPAAPSDNSHRGDDNGDTGDTGDVAAEESDATESADSENDMGGSPQHWGGPRRSSSNESLSSGQSAESAPRDERREFMRAYVEKIFTGGEDLDQEEKARFGELCSSEDGKGREWFARYVSAQRCNSKCVSEQTFYRLMQSFALVLFECHQMDDFSPAKNLMTMCFTYYYIGKPQALPLEAKEKPTGSIDSYLKSANTWLAEKKDIAERLLKNTSAKTENVKGFFGGLETKLKGPGSKKSEEGEEKPKEKLKKTESLQSPEEEKKGEKIYLYMHLKQQPIWHNLRFWNAAFFDAVHCERRKRSPTTRGNPGEEEEKREKWCHMTQEERDDSLRFNENITFGQLGTFIHNMLAFGLNKKLCSDFLKKQATIGNLDEEQYKLLSDHIEQMAPE, from the exons ATGGAGGCCCCTCTGGATGTGCCTGTAGGGAACCTCATTGACTTTGACAGCGAAACGCCCACCTGTGACCCCTCAGAGCCGGCTCCTCCCGCTGCCCCCAGCGACAACAGCCACCGAGGGGATGACAACGGTGACAcgggggacacaggggatgTGGCTGCGGAGGAGAGCGATGCCACCGAGTCGGCAGACAGCGAGAACGACATGGGGGGCTCTCCCCAGCACTGGGGCGGCCCCCGGCGCTCCTCATCCAACGAGTCCCTCTCGTCCGGCCAGAGCGCGGAGTCGGCGCCGCGGGACGAGCGCAGGGAGTTCATGCGGGCTTATGTGGAGAAGATCTTCACTGGGGG AGAGGATCTGGACCAAGAGGAGAAGGCCAGGTTTGGGGAGCTGTGCAGCAGCGAGGACGGGAAGGGCAGGGAGTGGTTTGCCAGATACGTGAGCGCCCAG cgCTGCAACTCCAAGTGTGTCTCAGAGCAGACCTTCTACCGCCTGATGCAGTCCTTCGCCCTCGTGCTCTTTGA GTGTCACCAGATGGACGATTTCAGCCCTGCCAAGAACCTCATGACCATGTGCTTCACCTATTACTACATAG GGAagccccaggccctgcccctGGAGGCCAAGGAGAAGCCCACGGGCAGCATCGACTCGTACCTGAAGTCAGCCAACACATGGCTGGCTGAGAAGAAGGACATTGCAGAGAGGCTGCTGAAAAACACCTCAGCCAAGACAGAGAACGTCAAGGGCTTCTTCGGGGGCCTGGAGACCAAACTGAAGGGTCCTGGCAGCAAAAAGAGCGA AGAAGGTGAAGAGAAACCAAAGGAGAAGCTGAAGAAGACAG agtccctgcagagcccagaggaggagaagaaagggGAGAAGATCTACCTGTACATGCACCTCAAGCAGCAGCCGATCTG gcacaaCCTCCGTTTCTGGAACGCCGCCTTCTTCGACGCCGTGCACTGCGAGCGCAGGAAGAGATCCCCCACCACCAG AGGGAACcctggggaggaagaggagaagag GGAGAAGTGGTGCCACATGACGCAGGAGGAGCGCGACGACAGCCTGCGCTTCAACGAGAACATCACCTTCGGGCAGCTGGG CACCTTCATCCACAACATGCTGGCCTTTGGCCTCAACAAGAAGCTTTGCAGCGACTTCCTGAAGAAGCAGGCGACCATCGGCAACCTGGATGAAG agcAATACAAGCTGCTCAGTGACCACATCGAGCAGATGGCCCCGGAGTAG